A window from Peromyscus eremicus chromosome 1, PerEre_H2_v1, whole genome shotgun sequence encodes these proteins:
- the LOC131914984 gene encoding LOW QUALITY PROTEIN: olfactory receptor 14C36-like (The sequence of the model RefSeq protein was modified relative to this genomic sequence to represent the inferred CDS: inserted 1 base in 1 codon), whose translation MANFTLVTEFLLEVFAETWELRLLLSVLFLLLYLGSLLGNLTIIIATTVDQTLNTPMYFFLRNLSILDMCCVSVTVPNACVNSLTNHRNISVAGCAAQVFLVFFCACVEVLFLXVMAKDRYVAICKPLLYPVIMNYQFCVQMTLASLFTSFIIAGVHTIKTFQLSFCHSNMVPQIFCDIPPLLRLSCSDTFNNKLLILLTAIVVTGSCFTFIAISYVHILSTVLRIPVKGERGKAFSTCVPHIIVVSVFLTSGAYVYLRIPVTSELVQQITLSVFYTVFPPFLNPIIYSLRNKQIKMAVRKITLSFFFQS comes from the exons ATGGCCAATTTCACCCTGGTGACTGAGTTCCTCCTAGAAGTTTTTGCAGAGACTTGGGAGCTCAGGCTCCTACTCAGTGTTCTGTTCCTGCTGTTGTACCTGGGCAGCCTATTAGGAAACCTGACCATCATTATTGCTACCACAGTTGACCAGACTCTGAAcacacccatgtacttcttcctcaggAATTTGTCCATCTTAGACATGTGCTGTGTTTCTGTCACTGTCCCCAATGCCTGTGTCAACTCTCTCACTAACCACAGGAATATTTCTGTGGCTGGGTGTGCAGCACAGGTCTTTTTGGTCTTCTtctgtgcatgtgtagaggttCTGTTTC CTGTCATGGCCAaggaccgctatgtggccatctgtaaACCTCTCCTCTATCCTGTGATCATGAACTACCAATTCTGTGTTCAGATGACACTGGCTTCCCTATTTACCTCTTTTATCATTGCGGGCGTGCACACTATCAAAACCTTCCAGCTATCTTTTTGTCACTCCAACATGGTCCCTCAGATCTTCTGTGATATCCCCCCTTTGCTAAGGCTTTCTTGCTCAGACACCTTTAACAACAAACTCTTAATTCTTCTGACAGCCATTGTGGTCACTGGTAGCTGCTTTACCTTCATCGCCATATCATATGTTCACATATTATCCACTGTGTTGAGGATTCCTGTCAAAGGGGAGCGAGGGAAGGCATTTTCCACCTGTGTCCCTCACATTATTGTAgtgtctgtgtttcttacttCAGGTGCCTATGTGTATCTAAGAATTCCAGTAACTTCAGAGTTAGTGCAGCAGATTACTCTTTCTGTATTTTATACTGTTTTCCCACCATTCTTGAATCCTATCATCTACAGTCTTagaaacaaacagataaaaatgGCAGTGAGGAAAATaacattaagttttttttttcagagttga